A single Blattabacterium sp. (Mastotermes darwiniensis) str. MADAR DNA region contains:
- a CDS encoding Rne/Rng family ribonuclease: MNKELVINANAEEQEVKIALLEEGKLLELHREIFNKKLSVGDIYLGIVKKISYGLNAAIVDIGVSKSAFLHYDDIGFQVGNMLELIAQNQNKYLTNTCSFSRGNKSSIEKILHPGQNILVQISKEPISNKGPKLTTKICIPGRNLVLIPFSEKIFISHKIKNTKEKNRLISCIQKIKPKEFGIIIRTAACFKVEQILKKELFLLINKWKKTLSNLMKIPPVKVFSESSKTSCLLRDTFNDDFKYIHCNNNFICKEIHSYLSLIYPEKTNIIKHYKGNIPIFEKYGIEKQIQTFLGKNVPLANGAYLVIEHTEALHVIDVNSGMINHMKQNCTESERIDHVLEINLLAATEIARQLRLRDMGGIIVVDFIDMSEPYQKRKLYEHLKEKMKNDRARHQILPPNEFGLVQFTRHRVRPEYIHNKKYQELEVSPIVYVHHIEFILEKIIKRHKKIQLHLHTFVAAYLKSGFPSIQQKWLFKYKKWIKIIPRNSFKYTEYQIFNDKKEVLSSSYS; the protein is encoded by the coding sequence ATGAATAAAGAGTTAGTTATAAATGCAAATGCAGAAGAACAAGAAGTTAAAATTGCCCTTCTAGAAGAAGGAAAGTTGTTGGAACTTCATAGAGAAATTTTCAATAAAAAATTATCCGTTGGAGATATATATTTAGGAATAGTGAAAAAAATTTCATATGGATTGAATGCAGCTATTGTTGATATAGGAGTTTCCAAATCAGCTTTTTTGCACTATGATGATATTGGATTTCAAGTAGGAAATATGTTGGAATTGATTGCTCAAAATCAAAATAAATATTTAACAAATACTTGTTCCTTTTCAAGGGGAAATAAAAGTTCTATAGAAAAAATATTGCATCCTGGACAAAATATTTTGGTTCAAATATCTAAAGAACCAATTTCTAACAAAGGACCAAAATTAACGACAAAAATCTGTATCCCTGGAAGAAATTTAGTATTAATTCCTTTTTCAGAAAAAATTTTTATTTCTCATAAAATAAAAAATACAAAAGAAAAAAATAGATTAATCTCCTGTATACAAAAAATAAAACCAAAAGAATTTGGGATTATTATTCGTACAGCAGCATGCTTTAAAGTGGAACAAATTTTAAAAAAAGAACTTTTTCTATTGATAAATAAATGGAAAAAAACATTAAGTAATTTAATGAAAATACCTCCAGTTAAAGTTTTCAGTGAAAGCAGTAAAACTTCTTGTTTATTGAGAGATACTTTTAATGATGATTTTAAATATATTCATTGTAATAATAATTTCATTTGTAAAGAAATTCATTCTTATTTATCTTTAATTTATCCAGAAAAAACCAATATTATTAAACATTATAAAGGAAATATTCCCATATTTGAAAAATATGGAATTGAAAAACAGATACAAACTTTTTTAGGAAAAAACGTACCTCTAGCAAACGGTGCTTATCTTGTCATTGAACATACTGAAGCTTTACATGTCATAGATGTTAATAGTGGAATGATTAATCACATGAAACAAAATTGTACAGAATCGGAAAGAATTGATCATGTATTAGAAATAAATCTTTTAGCTGCCACGGAAATAGCTAGACAACTTAGATTAAGGGATATGGGAGGAATAATTGTGGTAGATTTTATAGATATGTCTGAACCCTATCAAAAAAGAAAATTATACGAACATTTAAAAGAAAAAATGAAAAATGATAGAGCCAGACATCAAATATTACCTCCAAATGAATTTGGTTTAGTTCAATTTACTCGTCATAGAGTAAGACCTGAATACATCCATAATAAAAAATATCAAGAATTAGAAGTATCTCCTATAGTTTATGTTCATCATATAGAATTTATTTTAGAAAAAATAATAAAAAGGCATAAAAAAATACAATTACATCTACATACTTTTGTAGCTGCCTATCTTAAAAGTGGTTTTCCTTCTATTCAACAAAAATGGTTGTTTAAATATAAAAAATGGATTAAAATCATTCCTAGAAATTCATTCAAATACACGGAATATCAAATTTTTAATGATAAAAAAGAAGTTCTTTCTTCTTCCTATTCATAA
- the ribH gene encoding 6,7-dimethyl-8-ribityllumazine synthase, protein MKINKKISEDLKFAIIVAQWNSDVTHKLYKGAYDTLIQSGILEEKIKKWEVPGSYELIYSAKKIALCYNFDSIIVIGSIIKGKTPHFEYLCQAVSQGIKDINIKYDVPVIFCVLTDKNKKQSFDRSGGKNGNKGIECAKTALNMALFKKSME, encoded by the coding sequence ATGAAGATCAATAAAAAAATAAGTGAAGATTTAAAATTTGCCATTATTGTTGCACAATGGAATAGTGATGTTACTCATAAATTGTATAAAGGAGCTTATGACACTTTAATTCAGTCAGGAATTTTAGAAGAAAAAATAAAAAAATGGGAAGTTCCTGGAAGTTATGAGCTAATTTATTCTGCTAAAAAAATAGCTCTTTGTTATAATTTCGACTCAATTATTGTTATAGGATCTATTATAAAAGGAAAAACTCCTCATTTTGAGTATCTTTGTCAAGCAGTTTCACAAGGTATTAAAGATATAAATATTAAATATGATGTTCCGGTTATATTTTGTGTTCTTACCGATAAAAATAAAAAACAATCTTTTGATCGATCAGGTGGAAAAAATGGAAACAAAGGAATAGAATGTGCTAAAACAGCTTTAAATATGGCTTTATTTAAAAAATCCATGGAATAA
- a CDS encoding citrate synthase: protein MCRIVNFNINGCNYKLPIVGGTYYEKAINISKLRENTGFITFDPGFKNTGIVKSSISFIDGEKGILLYRGYPIEQIIKKCSFIETSYLLLNGELPNTAQLKSFSERIKEFNSINKDIHQILDKSPVFYHPMEMLSSLTCILTAFITKKDGLKEKDMYIHLLAKLPILAALTYRKKIGLPPSTSDKNLYYTSNILKMFFSVPKKYYKNDPIITDALDKLLILHADHEQNCSTTTVRLLGSAHTGLFASVSAGISALWGRLHGGANQAVIEMLENILKCGGNIRKWVERAKNKKDPFRLMGFGHRIYKNFDPRAKIVKEVAENIISELEIDDPILELAKELEEIAIQDPYFMEKKLYPNIDFYSGIIYQAIGIPKEMFTVMFALGRLPGWMAHWKEVRLNREPIGRPRQIYIGYKKRNID from the coding sequence ATGTGCCGTATTGTTAATTTCAATATAAATGGATGCAATTATAAATTACCAATAGTTGGTGGAACTTATTATGAAAAAGCTATTAATATATCTAAACTTAGAGAAAATACAGGATTTATTACATTTGATCCAGGATTCAAAAATACAGGAATTGTTAAAAGTTCTATCAGTTTCATAGATGGAGAAAAAGGAATTCTATTGTATAGAGGTTATCCTATTGAACAAATTATTAAAAAATGTTCTTTTATAGAAACTAGTTATCTTCTTTTAAATGGAGAATTACCTAATACGGCACAATTAAAATCTTTTTCTGAAAGAATAAAAGAATTCAATTCAATCAATAAGGATATTCATCAAATACTTGATAAATCCCCTGTATTTTATCATCCTATGGAAATGTTGTCTTCTTTGACATGTATTCTTACAGCTTTTATTACAAAAAAAGATGGACTTAAAGAAAAAGATATGTATATCCATCTTTTGGCAAAACTTCCTATATTAGCTGCTTTGACTTATAGGAAAAAAATAGGACTTCCTCCATCTACCTCAGATAAAAATCTATATTATACTTCTAATATTTTAAAAATGTTTTTTTCCGTCCCTAAAAAATATTATAAAAACGATCCTATTATTACGGATGCTTTAGATAAACTTTTAATATTACATGCAGATCACGAACAAAACTGCTCCACTACTACGGTTCGTTTATTAGGATCTGCTCATACAGGTTTGTTTGCCTCTGTATCCGCAGGAATTAGTGCTCTATGGGGGAGGTTGCATGGAGGAGCTAATCAAGCTGTCATTGAAATGCTGGAAAATATTTTAAAATGTGGTGGAAATATAAGAAAATGGGTTGAAAGAGCAAAAAACAAAAAAGATCCTTTTCGATTGATGGGGTTTGGACATAGGATATATAAAAATTTTGATCCAAGGGCAAAAATAGTAAAAGAAGTAGCTGAAAATATTATTAGTGAATTAGAAATTGATGATCCGATTCTAGAATTGGCAAAGGAACTTGAAGAAATTGCTATTCAAGATCCTTATTTTATGGAGAAAAAACTATATCCGAATATAGATTTTTACTCAGGAATTATTTATCAGGCTATAGGAATTCCAAAAGAGATGTTTACGGTAATGTTTGCTTTGGGAAGATTACCTGGATGGATGGCTCATTGGAAAGAAGTGAGATTGAATAGAGAACCTATAGGAAGACCTCGACAGATTTATATAGGATATAAAAAAAGGAATATAGACTAG
- a CDS encoding TatD family hydrolase, translating to MKISDTHAHLYMEQFDEDRDCVIKKAIDNGINRFYLPSIDSTNIPKILQLEQQYPNICFPMIGLHPSKVHPNNLEKELNFIKKWLNKHSFISVGEIGMDLHLENKFVLEQEYAFTTQIQLAKVKGLPIVIHCRKAFDQVFNILSKENNSSMTGIFHCFYGTLEQAKKIVDFGLKLGIGGMITFKNNKLRTFLHKISLKNIVLETDSPYLSPYPFRGKRNEPFYLKIVLTKMSQIYSISEEEIANVIDMNVKELFRKG from the coding sequence ATGAAAATTTCTGATACTCATGCTCATTTATACATGGAACAATTTGATGAAGATAGGGATTGTGTTATAAAAAAAGCAATTGATAATGGAATAAATCGATTCTATCTTCCTTCTATAGATAGTACCAACATTCCTAAAATATTACAATTGGAACAACAATATCCAAACATATGTTTTCCTATGATAGGATTACATCCTAGTAAAGTACATCCGAATAATTTAGAAAAAGAATTGAATTTCATAAAAAAATGGTTAAATAAACATTCTTTCATTTCTGTAGGAGAGATAGGAATGGATTTACATTTAGAAAATAAATTTGTTCTTGAACAAGAATATGCCTTTACCACTCAAATACAATTGGCAAAAGTAAAAGGATTACCCATAGTTATTCATTGTAGAAAAGCGTTTGATCAAGTTTTTAATATTTTATCAAAAGAAAACAATTCTTCCATGACAGGGATCTTTCATTGTTTTTATGGAACTTTAGAACAAGCAAAAAAGATTGTTGATTTTGGACTAAAACTAGGAATTGGAGGAATGATTACTTTTAAAAATAACAAACTCCGTACTTTTTTACATAAAATAAGTTTAAAAAATATAGTATTAGAAACCGATTCTCCCTATTTATCTCCTTATCCTTTTAGAGGAAAAAGAAATGAACCATTTTATTTAAAAATAGTTTTAACAAAAATGTCTCAAATATATTCTATTTCAGAGGAAGAAATAGCTAATGTAATCGATATGAATGTAAAAGAATTATTTCGTAAAGGATAA
- the fabD gene encoding ACP S-malonyltransferase: MNAYIFPGQGTQFVGMGKDLYNTSSLARKLFQLSDDILGFRMTRIMFDGPMKVLKKTRYTQLSIYIYSVIQSKILNNFNPDMVAGHSLGEFSALAAIDVFSFEEGLMLVDKRATFMQEICESIHGGMAVVFGLEDNIIEKICQEDKGIIVPSNYNSPGQLVISGEEEALKRVCYSLKKIGAKKILRLPVHGAFHSPLMEPAKKKLSKFIEKILFKDPKCIIYQNVTAESVTKSKDIKKNLIEQLTSPVKWKQLVKKMIHNGAISFTEIGPSNILQGMMKKIFNDI, encoded by the coding sequence ATGAATGCTTATATATTTCCTGGTCAAGGTACTCAATTTGTTGGAATGGGAAAAGATTTATACAATACTTCCAGCCTAGCAAGAAAATTGTTTCAATTATCCGATGATATTTTAGGATTTAGGATGACAAGAATCATGTTCGATGGTCCTATGAAAGTGTTAAAAAAAACCAGATACACACAACTTTCAATTTATATATATTCAGTAATACAATCAAAAATACTAAATAATTTTAATCCAGATATGGTAGCCGGTCATTCTCTTGGAGAATTTTCTGCATTGGCAGCTATTGATGTCTTTTCTTTTGAAGAAGGATTGATGTTAGTAGATAAAAGAGCAACTTTTATGCAAGAAATATGTGAATCTATACATGGAGGGATGGCTGTGGTATTTGGATTGGAAGATAATATTATAGAAAAAATTTGTCAGGAAGATAAAGGGATTATAGTCCCATCTAATTATAATAGTCCTGGACAATTGGTAATTTCTGGGGAAGAAGAAGCTCTGAAAAGAGTTTGCTATTCTTTAAAAAAAATAGGTGCTAAGAAAATATTAAGACTTCCTGTTCATGGAGCCTTTCATTCTCCTCTTATGGAACCAGCTAAAAAAAAATTATCGAAATTTATAGAAAAAATTTTATTTAAAGATCCTAAATGTATAATATATCAAAATGTTACCGCAGAATCGGTTACAAAATCTAAAGATATAAAAAAGAATTTAATTGAACAATTGACTTCTCCCGTAAAATGGAAACAATTGGTGAAAAAAATGATCCATAATGGAGCAATTTCATTCACTGAAATAGGACCAAGTAATATCTTACAAGGAATGATGAAAAAAATTTTCAATGATATTTAG
- a CDS encoding GYDIA family GHMP kinase — translation MIFRNNDIFPMRQYQHFFYSHGKLLLTGEYFILYGSSGLALPTVKGQSLTIYYNNSSKFSGLYWKSFDEIDKLWFEVFFKLPSLDICYETENKIALRLRDLLLKSRKIKKKFLQNSLGIYYVKTKLEFPINWGLGSSSTLINNIAKWAKINPYMLLENKFTGSGYDIACVSESRPIIYRLKNKRPHVIPIDFNPPFKDQLFFLHLNRKQNTCEGIRLFRSKKNVSIKIIDTISFITKRILFCKTLKEFEMLLIQHERIISCILDIPTIKEIYFPDYLGIVKSLGAWGGDFVLISYRSGMKKYFSKKGFHTILSFDEMIL, via the coding sequence ATGATATTTAGAAATAATGATATTTTTCCTATGAGACAATATCAACATTTTTTTTATAGCCATGGAAAATTATTGTTAACAGGAGAATATTTTATTTTATATGGAAGTTCTGGTTTAGCATTACCTACCGTTAAAGGACAATCATTGACCATATATTACAATAATAGTTCTAAATTTTCTGGATTATATTGGAAAAGTTTTGATGAAATAGACAAACTTTGGTTTGAAGTATTTTTTAAACTTCCTTCTTTAGATATCTGTTATGAAACAGAAAATAAAATAGCTCTTAGATTAAGGGATCTATTATTAAAATCTAGAAAAATTAAAAAAAAATTTCTTCAAAACTCATTAGGAATATATTATGTAAAAACAAAATTAGAATTTCCTATAAATTGGGGATTAGGAAGTAGCTCTACTTTAATCAATAACATCGCAAAATGGGCAAAAATAAATCCCTATATGTTATTGGAAAATAAATTTACAGGAAGTGGGTATGACATTGCTTGTGTATCTGAATCAAGACCTATAATCTATAGATTAAAAAATAAAAGACCTCATGTTATTCCTATAGATTTTAATCCCCCATTTAAAGATCAACTTTTTTTTCTACATCTTAATAGAAAACAAAATACTTGTGAAGGAATACGATTGTTTCGTTCAAAAAAAAATGTATCTATAAAAATCATTGATACTATTTCTTTTATAACTAAAAGAATACTTTTTTGTAAAACTTTAAAAGAATTTGAAATGTTATTGATCCAACATGAGAGGATTATATCCTGTATACTGGATATTCCTACTATAAAAGAAATCTATTTTCCAGATTATTTAGGAATAGTAAAAAGTTTAGGAGCTTGGGGTGGAGATTTTGTTTTAATAAGTTATAGAAGTGGAATGAAGAAGTATTTTTCAAAAAAAGGATTTCATACTATTCTTTCCTTTGATGAAATGATTTTATAA
- a CDS encoding HU family DNA-binding protein, whose protein sequence is MTKADIITEIISETGYERIETKKVIETFMKKIKQSLTSGENVYLRGFGSFIIKYRAKKLGRHISKNMSIVIPAHNIPVFKPAKTFTELVKKNVSIKRKRNSISENKSTTI, encoded by the coding sequence ATGACAAAAGCAGATATAATAACAGAAATAATATCAGAAACTGGATATGAGAGAATTGAAACGAAAAAGGTTATAGAGACTTTTATGAAAAAAATCAAACAAAGCCTTACATCTGGAGAAAATGTTTATTTAAGAGGATTTGGATCATTTATTATTAAATATAGAGCTAAAAAACTTGGTCGTCATATATCCAAGAATATGTCCATTGTAATTCCTGCGCATAATATACCAGTATTTAAACCTGCAAAAACATTTACTGAACTAGTAAAGAAGAACGTTTCTATTAAAAGAAAAAGAAATAGTATATCCGAAAATAAATCAACAACGATTTAA
- a CDS encoding tol-pal system YbgF family protein, translating into MKKIFLKKKKIIVLFFSIIFIVTAVIFFLYKKFILYPSEEKALKELTFAQQYLSQGEIEKALNKNKLKNPYLGFYGIVDKYPFTKAGNISKFYAGICYYQLGNYKESIKMMNNFSAKDEILSSIKYGIIGDAFTHIKNKNEALKNYIKAANIRDNEITTPLYYYKAALLTFSMKKYKDSKFFFKIIEKKYPFFLHKDNVDKYLMFIENKL; encoded by the coding sequence ATGAAGAAAATCTTTTTAAAAAAGAAAAAAATTATAGTTCTTTTTTTTAGTATAATTTTTATTGTAACAGCAGTAATCTTTTTTTTATACAAAAAATTTATTTTATATCCATCAGAAGAAAAAGCTTTGAAAGAATTAACTTTTGCTCAACAATATCTTTCACAGGGAGAAATAGAGAAAGCTTTAAACAAAAATAAGCTTAAAAATCCTTATCTAGGTTTTTATGGAATTGTAGATAAGTATCCTTTTACTAAAGCAGGAAATATATCCAAATTTTATGCCGGTATTTGTTATTATCAATTAGGGAACTACAAGGAATCTATAAAAATGATGAATAACTTTTCTGCAAAAGATGAAATTTTATCCTCTATAAAATATGGAATAATAGGAGATGCTTTTACACATATTAAAAACAAAAATGAGGCTTTAAAAAATTACATAAAGGCAGCTAATATAAGAGATAATGAAATAACTACACCCCTTTATTATTACAAAGCAGCATTGCTAACTTTTTCTATGAAAAAATACAAAGATTCTAAATTTTTTTTTAAAATAATAGAAAAAAAATATCCTTTTTTTTTGCATAAAGACAATGTAGATAAATATCTCATGTTTATTGAAAATAAATTATAA
- the fumC gene encoding class II fumarate hydratase, whose amino-acid sequence MISRTERDTLGFVQVPIDKYWGAQTERSRNNFRIGLEGSMPIEIIHALAILKKAAAHANFSLGFLSRKKRDLITSVCEEIIEGKLDDQFPLVIWQTGSGTHSNMNVNEVISNRSHVLTGGILGKKTVLHPNDDVNMSQSSNDVYSTAMHIASYKKLIEKTIPSLKELRNTLEKKTKSFNNVIKIGRTHLMDATPITLGQEFSGYVSQVDHGLNSIKKTLDHLSELSIGGTAVGTGINTPKGYDLKVTEYICEYTGLPFQVAKNKFESIASHDAIVESHGSLKQIAVSLIKIANDIRFLSSGPRSGIGEIHIPENEPGSSIMPGKINPTQCEALIMVCTQVIGNDLSISIAGSSGNYELNVSKPLMAYNFLQSAHLLSDASYSFSNLCVKGITPNYPRIKELLDRSLMLVTALNTRIGYEKSAKIARLAYENNSTLKEEAIRLGYLTIEEFDELVKPDKMV is encoded by the coding sequence ATGATTTCTAGAACAGAAAGAGATACTTTGGGTTTTGTACAAGTTCCCATAGATAAATATTGGGGGGCACAAACAGAGAGATCCAGAAATAATTTTAGAATTGGATTAGAAGGGTCTATGCCTATAGAAATTATTCATGCTTTGGCTATTTTAAAGAAAGCAGCTGCACATGCTAATTTTTCATTGGGGTTTTTATCTAGAAAAAAAAGAGATTTAATCACTTCTGTTTGTGAGGAAATTATAGAAGGGAAATTAGATGATCAATTTCCTTTAGTTATATGGCAAACAGGATCTGGAACACATTCCAATATGAATGTGAATGAAGTAATTTCTAACAGATCTCATGTTTTAACAGGTGGAATTCTTGGAAAAAAAACTGTTCTACATCCCAATGATGATGTTAATATGTCGCAATCATCTAATGATGTTTATTCTACAGCAATGCATATTGCTTCTTATAAAAAATTGATAGAGAAAACCATTCCTTCTTTAAAAGAGTTACGTAATACATTGGAAAAAAAAACAAAATCATTTAACAATGTGATTAAAATAGGAAGAACTCATCTTATGGATGCCACTCCTATAACTTTAGGACAGGAATTTTCCGGTTACGTTTCTCAAGTAGATCACGGATTAAATTCTATTAAAAAAACTTTAGATCATCTTTCTGAATTATCTATTGGAGGGACAGCGGTTGGAACTGGAATAAATACTCCTAAAGGATATGATCTAAAAGTTACTGAATATATTTGCGAATATACTGGCCTTCCATTTCAAGTAGCAAAAAATAAATTTGAATCTATAGCATCTCACGATGCTATTGTGGAATCTCATGGATCCTTAAAACAAATAGCTGTTTCTTTAATTAAGATAGCAAACGATATTCGATTTTTATCTTCCGGACCTCGTTCAGGAATAGGAGAAATTCATATTCCTGAGAATGAACCTGGATCTTCTATTATGCCCGGAAAAATAAATCCTACACAATGTGAAGCTCTTATTATGGTTTGTACACAAGTCATAGGAAATGATCTATCTATATCAATAGCTGGATCATCAGGAAATTATGAGTTAAACGTTTCTAAACCATTGATGGCCTATAATTTTTTACAATCGGCACATCTTCTTTCTGACGCATCTTATTCATTTTCTAATCTTTGTGTTAAGGGGATCACTCCTAATTATCCAAGAATTAAAGAATTACTAGATAGATCCTTAATGTTAGTAACAGCTCTCAATACTCGTATTGGATACGAAAAATCCGCAAAAATTGCAAGGTTAGCCTATGAAAACAATAGTACTTTAAAAGAAGAAGCTATTCGTCTGGGATATTTAACCATTGAAGAATTTGATGAATTAGTCAAACCGGATAAAATGGTGTAG
- the mutY gene encoding A/G-specific adenine glycosylase, whose protein sequence is MKMNFSKNITIWYKNNYRKFPWRKTKNPYYVLVSEFMLQQTKASQVVKYYLNFIQEFPNLEKLAEAEEKEVLKKWEGLGYYTRARNLHLFAKRLKKNQGFFFPSKYKDLIKYKGIGPYTGAAVASICFDEVVPAMDGNAYRVFARYLGIYKDITSMVTKNIFSILILKMMDKKNPGVFNQSIMDLGSTLCTPKRAKCLLCPVKNSCFSFKNGTVYELPVKNIKKKSIKNRFFYYIFLCDSNKNFGIHKRSDQDIWKGLYDFPLIVSEKSLTILEIRDKIWKKFKVYSEKIIYQVNHRITNQTLFIHFLNGKIISKRYLDKLFFIPNEKICDYPFPRPITLFLKNEKMI, encoded by the coding sequence ATGAAAATGAATTTTTCTAAAAATATAACAATTTGGTATAAAAATAATTATAGAAAATTTCCTTGGAGAAAAACTAAGAATCCATATTATGTATTGGTTTCAGAATTTATGTTGCAACAAACCAAAGCTTCACAAGTTGTAAAATATTATTTAAATTTTATACAAGAATTTCCTAATTTAGAAAAACTTGCTGAAGCTGAAGAAAAAGAGGTATTGAAGAAATGGGAAGGTTTAGGTTATTACACCAGAGCTAGAAATTTACATTTATTTGCCAAAAGATTAAAAAAAAACCAAGGGTTCTTTTTTCCAAGTAAATACAAAGACTTGATTAAGTATAAGGGAATAGGCCCATACACTGGTGCTGCTGTAGCCTCTATATGTTTCGATGAAGTTGTTCCAGCCATGGATGGAAATGCTTATAGGGTATTCGCTAGATATCTAGGAATTTATAAGGACATCACATCGATGGTTACAAAAAATATATTCAGTATTTTAATTTTAAAAATGATGGATAAAAAAAATCCAGGTGTTTTCAATCAATCCATCATGGATTTAGGTTCTACTTTATGTACTCCAAAAAGAGCAAAGTGTTTATTATGTCCCGTAAAAAATTCTTGTTTTTCATTTAAAAATGGAACAGTATATGAATTACCTGTAAAGAATATAAAAAAAAAATCAATAAAAAATAGATTTTTTTATTATATCTTTCTATGTGATAGCAACAAAAACTTTGGGATCCATAAACGATCGGATCAAGATATATGGAAAGGACTTTACGATTTTCCTTTAATAGTATCAGAAAAAAGTCTCACTATTCTCGAAATAAGAGATAAAATTTGGAAAAAATTTAAAGTATATTCGGAAAAAATCATTTATCAAGTCAACCATAGAATTACTAATCAGACTTTATTTATTCATTTTTTAAATGGGAAAATTATCAGTAAAAGATATTTGGATAAATTATTTTTTATTCCAAATGAAAAAATTTGTGATTATCCTTTTCCTCGTCCTATCACCTTATTTTTGAAAAATGAAAAAATGATTTAG
- the gldE gene encoding gliding motility-associated protein GldE: MEIGSSTNIFLESTLYIVIYFLLIILLLLFSALISGSETAFFCLEKKTIEKERKKNPSRGNRVLNILKNRKILLATILISNNLSNIGIVILSSYLITEYLQDSFIYNIPINFLLEVVLLTFVILLFGEIIPKIYAKRNNFRFAILMSKTLIFLIKILYPISKVMILISRMIEKVMIKKNNRISVDQLSKALKIASSNKNNLKEGQFLQRIVDFGNTETHQIMTPRIDMFALNKNTLFYNVLELIRYHGYSRIPIYKDSIDDIEGILFSKDILPFIHEKQFEWIKLIHSPFFVPGNKKIDDLLSDFKKRKIHLAIVVDEYGGTCGLVTLEDVIEEIVGDIVDEFDEEEISYSKLNENNYLFDGKTSLINFYRIMEIEEEVFFEKKKGDADTLGGFIMEINKKFPNVKQKINFLNYSFIIRSIDNKRIKSIEVIRKKN, translated from the coding sequence TTGGAAATAGGATCTTCGACGAATATTTTTTTAGAAAGTACTCTATATATAGTTATTTATTTTTTGTTAATAATCCTCTTACTATTATTTTCTGCACTTATATCTGGATCTGAAACTGCTTTTTTTTGTCTGGAAAAAAAAACCATTGAGAAAGAAAGAAAAAAAAATCCCTCTAGAGGAAATAGAGTATTAAATATTCTTAAGAATAGAAAAATACTTCTTGCTACTATACTAATATCCAACAATTTATCAAATATTGGAATAGTTATATTAAGTTCATATTTAATAACAGAATATTTACAAGATAGTTTTATTTATAATATTCCTATTAACTTTCTTTTAGAAGTAGTGCTTTTGACTTTTGTTATACTTTTATTTGGAGAAATAATTCCAAAAATATATGCTAAAAGAAATAATTTTCGTTTTGCCATTTTGATGTCAAAAACATTGATTTTTCTTATTAAAATATTGTATCCTATTAGTAAAGTTATGATTTTAATTTCTAGAATGATAGAAAAAGTTATGATAAAAAAAAATAATAGGATATCTGTGGATCAGCTTTCAAAAGCTTTAAAAATAGCGTCTTCAAATAAAAATAACCTCAAAGAAGGTCAATTTTTGCAAAGAATTGTTGATTTTGGAAATACGGAAACACATCAAATTATGACTCCAAGAATAGATATGTTTGCTTTGAACAAGAATACTTTATTTTATAACGTTTTAGAATTAATTCGTTATCATGGATATTCTAGAATTCCTATTTACAAAGATAGTATAGACGATATAGAAGGAATACTCTTTTCTAAAGATATTCTTCCATTTATTCATGAGAAACAATTTGAATGGATCAAACTAATTCATTCTCCTTTTTTTGTTCCAGGAAATAAAAAGATAGATGATCTTTTGAGTGATTTTAAAAAAAGAAAAATACATCTAGCAATTGTAGTAGATGAATATGGAGGAACTTGTGGCTTAGTAACTCTTGAAGATGTTATTGAAGAAATAGTGGGAGATATTGTTGATGAATTTGATGAAGAAGAAATTTCTTATTCCAAATTGAATGAAAATAACTATTTATTTGATGGAAAAACTTCTCTGATTAATTTCTACCGTATAATGGAAATAGAAGAAGAAGTTTTTTTTGAAAAAAAAAAAGGAGATGCAGATACTTTAGGTGGTTTTATTATGGAAATAAATAAAAAATTTCCAAATGTAAAACAAAAAATTAATTTCTTAAATTATTCCTTTATTATAAGGAGCATAGATAATAAAAGAATAAAGAGTATAGAGGTAATAAGAAAAAAAAATTAA